Proteins co-encoded in one Phycodurus eques isolate BA_2022a chromosome 21, UOR_Pequ_1.1, whole genome shotgun sequence genomic window:
- the LOC133396235 gene encoding gastrula zinc finger protein XlCGF8.2DB-like, whose product MKEEAEEFDVSKFPLTGVSTKREDDEYKPHEWSQLHHRSPSGGPPPGDLLAPLSDTDEVEEPLRSDQDNKELKCSEMETICNKKASQTHRRRHSCKEHSSCSICGKTFARKSNMIAHMKIHAKEKHFSCSVCSKTFIGKSDVDRHMSTHTQQKPFHCSVCSKAFTLKHNMIKHMRTHTGEKPHVCSLCHKIFARKAHLESHMRTHTGEKPFRCSLCGEAFPVKHNMVKHMRIHTGEKPFSCFICGNAFTLKHNMVEHMRTHTGEKPYICSLCKKTFSRKAHLESHTRTHTGEKPFRCSVCGKAFTVKDSVVKHMRTHTGEKPFVCSVCWKTFSQKTYVKAHMRTHTHEEKP is encoded by the coding sequence ATGAAAGAGGAAGCTGAGGAGTTCGATGTCAGCAAGTTCCCACTGACTGGCGTCTCAACGAAAAGGGAAGATGACGAATACAAACCACACGAGTGGTCACAGCTTCATCATCGGAGTCCAAGTGGAGGACCACCACCAGGTGACCTCTTGGCTCCACTGTCAGACACCGACGAGGTGGAAGAACCTTTGAGGAGTGATCAAGACAACAAAGAGTTGAAATGCTCTGAAATGGAGACCATTTGTAACAAGAAAGCTTCTCAAACACACAGGAGACGTCACTCATGTAAAGAACATTCCAGCTGCTCCATTTGTGGTAAAACGTTTGCTCGAAAGTCAAACATGATAgcacacatgaaaatacacgcaaaagaaaaacactttagTTGCTCCGTTTGCAGTAAGACCTTCATCGGAAAGTCAGATGTGGATAGACacatgagcacacacacacaacaaaaacccTTCCATTGCTCTGTTTGCAGTAAAGCATTCACTCTAAAACACAACATGATAAAAcatatgagaacacacacaggagaaaaacctcaTGTTTGCTCATTGTGTCATAAAATATTCGCTAGAAAGGCGCATCTAGAATCACATATGAGGACGCACACAGGGGAGAAACCCTTCCGTTGCTCTCTTTGCGGTGAAGCATTTCCCGTAAAACACAACATGGTAAAACACATGCgaatacacacaggagaaaaaccctttagttgctTTATCTGCGGTAATGCATTCACTTTGAAACACAACATGGTagaacacatgagaacacacacaggagaaaaaccttatATTTGCTCATTGTGTAAGAAAACTTTCTCGAGAAAGGCACATCTGGAATCACACACGAGGacgcacacaggagaaaaaccctttcgTTGCTCTGTTTGTGGTAAAGCATTCACTGTAAAAGACAGCGTGGTAAAACACATGAGgacacacacgggagaaaaaccttttgtttgCTCGGTTTGTTGGAAAACATTCTCTCAAAAGACCTACGTGAAagcacacatgagaacacacacacacgaggaaaAACCTTAA